A single region of the Equus przewalskii isolate Varuska chromosome 26, EquPr2, whole genome shotgun sequence genome encodes:
- the LOC103540632 gene encoding spermatogenesis-associated protein 31E1-like: MENPLFSLKSIIDIWLSSSSTSWAIAIILTVLCGLGFFFMLLACLQSNPSLPPARKHGSIKKRQVEPRGRSSRTRKKSGALRACRDCLKELEEARGLVLLVQSHLDRLHDKGGFPQLSRQDAPGKVGKAASAGAHQPRGEQMEDAAPAMSLSASPAPLTKCPLPLACTLSAEPQEDQSDLPRIPLGTVAKSSPPGNSGLASPISGLVHTSCPILFLSQWWKVIQALLFPTSSQPECQQERLSHRPLEDSPWGALTDRQVEAGSPSFVNPDVQKMLNIQITKRVELVIWNKKENDGAFAKHMSSDFHLTSSGNMWKAPGAEQDTTSPHPFWTMKDKPEQLLSPRQLSYPKVLGDHLQQKCSQLYWGLPSLHSESLVATILVSRRSSQLQASSVSFNGISHCFPVPVWPKISSRLSQAPPLPHSGAQPQPLAQTQTQNHLPSSLPIQPPSSPPQMGTCGVSFPAFQNEAQSFIPTKIHLEFSLLQKQLERERALPSVVKRSEEVFCQLIPNLPQDSGASHTHKSVSTLPGDFISSNLQKQHLQKRLIKDEHQGVLPQEIQVSLELMRLQEEFLVAYQAQGKQAPSRPSAFADKGSKDTQKMGSRCPRKSHGKGQVKLQLGKDFSKGLGQCLQRIPEDLSRGSASFPVKVLGMNSEESEKHLLRPSKSDSGNCLPRGPDEKHLEKVLEVHLGRKSIQIKESLIPVSVRRSWLAANYAFPKSHTHTETGNPASWKGQEPAVNTSCGHSVLSPHTRQVLEAHITKLRVLHKWGLPLKVLKPIKLLKLKKVQPSPLPRSAFPPSAACASGAHSKASFTTFSGKSLQPHPREKLMEESVPTLASPLPAPSPVREEIQEALGGTPPGDGPSEAPLAGQEGRPPPQSLTKSSVGRNWHSEPVMGAEKGRLGPSPSSAVARGEPREGSGRQASRDPCRSSSSQREHTSEDTPASQVPYDLIPSGKTSQGQQQPRIPKAKDPRKSQSKIFVPTDERNDYRRPKPGECEERFAGLRASQASEMSRPSQVRGTGDTTGSKCFQLLLEKGHSSHFRKEMQHFLQHLDPSQKDKRLEDLPPKGEPASATAQSPGPVTSSVKDGGAGEAQMIATSVGQILAETLRLHQGLCGSEKWQHKEQFQAPGSGHSHYQGAISSPEQRRVMTNTVYSHKATSGVHGCPNKSRWTRERDGKWVST; this comes from the exons ATGGAgaatcctctcttttctctgaaaagcATTATTGATATCTGGCTGAGCTCCAGTTCCACTTCCTGGGCAATTGCTATCATCCTCACTGTCCTATGTGGACTAGGGTTCTTCTTCATGCTACTTGCCTGCCTCCAGAGTAATCCATCCTTACCACCAGCTAGGAAACATGGAAGCATCAAGAAG CGTCAAGTGGAGCCGagggggaggagcagcaggacTAGGAAGAAAAGTGGGGCTTTGAGAG CTTGTAGAGACTGCCTGAAAGAGCTAGAGGAGGCTCGGGGCCTCGTTTTACTGGTGCAAAG CCACCTGGACAGACTCCATGACAAGGGTGGCTTTCCTCAGCTCTCACGTCAAGACGCCCCTGGCAAGGTGGGCAAAGCAGCGTCTGCTGGAGCCCACCAGCCACGTGGGGAGCAGATGGAAGATGCTGCTCCTGCCATGTCCCTGTCCGCTTCCCCGGCTCCTCTGACCAAGTGCCCTCTACCTCTGGCCTGCACCCTGTCAGCAGAACCTCAGGAAGACCAGTCTGACTTGCCAAGAATCCCACTGGGCACCGTCGCCAAGAGCTCACCTCCAGGTAACTCTGGTTTGGCATCTCCCATCTCAGGCCTTGTCCACACAAGTTGTCCCATTTTGTTCCTCTCCCAGTGGTGGAAGGTTATCCAGGCCTTgctcttccccacctcatcaCAGCCCGAGTGCCAGCAAGAGCGCCTGTCTCACCGCCCGCTGGAGGACTCACCCTGGGGAGCCCTCACCGACAGGCAGGTAGAGGCTGGTAGCCCCTCATTTGTCAACCCTGACGTCCAGAAGATGCTGAACATACAGATCACCAAAAGAGTCGAACTGGTTATctggaataagaaagaaaacgaTGGGGCATTTGCGAAACACATGAGCTCAGACTTCCACCTGACCTCTTCAGGGAATATGTGGAAAGCACCAGGCGCTGAGCAGGACACCACAAGCCCCCACCCCTTCTGGACCATGAAAGACAAACCAGAGCAGCTGCTCAGTCCTCGGCAGCTGTCCTATCCCAAAGTCTTGGGGGACCATTTACAGCAGAAATGCAGCCAGCTCTACTGGGGTCTCCCCTCTCTGCACAGTGAGTCTCTGGTGGCTACCATCTTGGTCTCTAGGAGGTCTTCTCAACTACAGGCTTCCTCTGTTTCATTCAATGGCATCTCTCATTGCTTTCCAGTTCCAGTCTGGCCTAAAATATCTTCAAGGctttcccaggccccacccttgCCCCACTCTGGGGCCCAACCCCAACCTCTGGCTCAGACTCAGACCCAGAACCAtctcccatcctctctcccaATCCAACCACCTTCTTCTCCACCCCAGATGGGGACCTGTGGGGTATCTTTCCCTGCATTCCAGAATGAGGCACAATCTTTCATCCCAACTAAAATACATCTGGAATTTTCCCTGTTGCAGAAGCAACTGGAAAGGGAGAGAGCTTTACCTTCTGTGGTAAAACGATCTGAAGAAGTCTTTTGCCAACTCATTCCCAACCTTCCCCAAGATAGTGGGGCCTCCCACACCCACAAGTCAGTTTCCACCCTTCCTGGGGACTTTATCAGCTCTAATCTCCAAAAGCAACATCTTCAAAAGAGGCTCATCAAAGATGAACACCAGGGTGTCCTGCCCCAAGAGATCCAAGTGTCTCTGGAACTGATGCGGCTTCAGGAAGAATTCCTAGTGGCTTATCAGGCACAGGGCAAGCAGGCGCCCTCACGGCCCTCTGCATTTGCAGACAAAGGCAGCAAGGACACACAGAAAATGGGGTCTAGGTGCCCTAGAAAGTCCCATGGGAAGGGTCAAGTAAAGTTACAACTAGGAAAGGACTTTAGCAAGGGTCTGGGGCAATGTCTGCAGAGGATTCCGGAAGATCTCTCCAGGGGCTCAGCCAGCTTCCCAGTGAAGGTTCTGGGAATGAACTCCGAGGAGTCAGAAAAACACTTGCTGAGGCCCTCGAAGAGTGACTCTGGAAATTGCTTACCCAGAGGCCCAGATGAGAAACATCTAGAAAAAGTCTTGGAAGTCCATTTGGGCAGGAAGTCGATACAGATCAAGGAGAGTTTGATCCCTGTGAGTGTGCGTCGATCCTGGCTTGCTGCCAACTATGCATTTCCCAAGTCCCACACTCACACGGAAACCGGAAATCCAGCATCCTGGAAGGGTCAGGAACCCGCTGTGAACACCTCCTGTGGGCATTCCGTCCTCAGTCCACACACTCGACAGGTTCTGGAAGCACATATTACAAAGCTTCGAGTGCTCCATAAGTGGGGTCTACCCCTCAAGGTCCTCAAGCCCATAAAACTCCTTAAGTTGAAAAAGGTTCAACCCTCGCCCCTTCCACGGTCGGCCTTCCCTCCGTCAGCTGCCTGTGCATCTGGGGCCCACTCAAAAGCTAGCTTCACCACGTTCTCGGGAAAATCTCTTCAGCCCCATCCAAGAGAGAAATTGATGGAAGAGTCAGTTCCCACCCTGGCAAGTCCCCTCCCGGCCCCGTCCCCTGTGCGTGAAGAAATCCAGGAGGCCCTGGGTGGGACCCCACCTGGTGATGGGCCCTCAGAGGCCCCTCTTGCTGGACAGGAGGGCAGGCCGCCTCCTCAGTCTCTCACAAAAAGCTCTGTGGGCAGAAACTGGCACAGCGAGCCTGTGATGGGGGCCGAGAAAGGCAGGCTGGGGCCGAGTCCCAGTTCAGCCGTGGCCAGGGGGGAGCCAAGGGAGGGGAGCGGGCGCCAGGCCTCGCGAGACCCCTGCCGTAGTTCCAGTTCCCAGAGGGAACACACCAGTGAGGACACACCAGCTTCCCAGGTGCCATATGACCTCATACCTAGTGGAAAGACCagccaggggcagcagcagcccaggaTACCAAAAGCTAAGGACCCACGTAAGAGCCAGAGCAAGATATTTGTCCCAACTGATGAGAGGAATGACTACAGGAGGCCCAAACCAGGAGAGTGTGAAGAAAGGTTTGCAGGACTGAGGGCTTCCCAAGCCAGTGAGATGAGCCGCCCCTCCCAAGTCAGGGGAACAGGAGACACCACTGGGAGCAAATGCTTCCAGCTCCTGCTGGAGAAGGGACACTCCAGCCACTTCAGAAAAGAGATGCAGCACTTTCTGCAGCATCTTGACCCcagtcaaaaagacaaaagactagaAGATCTCCCTCCAAAGGGCGAGCCTGCGTCAGCCACTGCCCAGAGCCCTGGACCAGTCACAAGCTCTGTTAAGGACGGCGGGGCTGGTGAAGCGCAGATGATCGCGACATCTGTTGGACAGATCCTGGCAGAGACATTGAGGCTTCACCAAGGACTTTGCGGCTCAGAGAAATGGCAGCACAAAGAACAATTCCAGGCCCCCGGAAGTGGGCATTCCCACTACCAGGGGGCTATCTCCTCCCCAGAGCAGAGAAGAGTGATGACAAATACAGTTTACAGTCACAAAGCCACCTCTGGGGTCCACGGCTGTCCTAACAAGAGCAGGTGGACCAGAGAGAGGGATGGCAAGTGGGTTTCCACCTAG